TACTATTACAATGTTGTTCGTGGAATTCATCATTCAGAAGTTAAACCTCATCGCATCCAGAAAAGTGTAGCTGTAGAAAGGACTTTTTTTGAAGATCTCTATGATGAACAGCAAATCAATGAGAAACTGGAAAGCTTAAGTGCAGAACTACATCAAAGGTTACAGAAAAATAATATTCTGGGCAGATCCCTTACTTTAAAAATAAAGTATAAAGATTTTTCACTGTTTACCAGGAGCATGACAAAAGAAGATTATTATATTTCTGAAGAAGAATACTACAAAACCTCCAAAAAGCTTTGGGAACTAAGACCCTTTGATAAACCTGTCCGGTTATTAGGCTTATCCCTTGCCCACCTTAATACTGAGGAAAAAAAGCAGGTTTCCGTTCAACTAAAAATACCGTTTCAGGAGTTTGGCCATTAATAATTAGAAATTTTCACTACATTGTAGTAACCAAATTCTATAATGTATGAACCCAACGATGATTCAGTTTTTCCACTGGTACTCAGACGGAAACCAAACACTCTGGAAGGAGGCTCAAAAACAATCTGCTTATTTAGCCGAACTTGGTATAACTTCAGTTTGGTTCCCACCTGCTTACAAGGGAACTAGTGGAGGTTATTCAACAGGATATGATGCTTATGACCTTTTTGACCTGGGAGAATTCGACCAGAAAGGAAGTATTCCCACAAAGTATGGAACCAAAGATGATTACTTAAAAGCAATAAAGGCTTTAAAGGAACAAAATATCCAGGTTATTGTAGATGTTGTATTAGGGCATAAAGCCGGTGGTGACGAGCTGGAAACGATGAAAGCAGTAAAAGTGGATGAAAATAACAGGGAAAAGGTAATTTCAGATGTTATCGAAATACAGTCCTATACCAAGTTTACTTTTCCTGGAAGAAATAAAAAATATTCTGACTTTGAATGGAATGCAACTTGTTTCAGTGGCGTAGATTATGCCGAAGGAATGGATTCGCATATCTTCAAAATACAATCTGAATATGGAAACGACTGGGAAGAGATGATTGATGATGAAAAAGGCAATTATGATTATCTGATGTATAATGATATTGAGCATCGCAATCCATTTGTTCGTGAAGAACTCAACGCATGGGCCAAATGGTATTTTGATCAGACCGACTTTGATGGGGTAAGACTGGATGCTTTAAAACATATTTCTTTTGATTTTTATAAAGAATGGCTAACACTTATCCGTTCTAATTCAGGCAAAAATATCTTTGCCGTTGGAGAATACTGGGCACCTGGATATTTGAATTTACTCCAAAAATATATTGAAGTTACGGAAGGGTGCATGAGTTTATTTGACAGCTCTCTTCAAAATAATTTCCACAATGCTTCCAAAGAGGGAGGATCTTATGATCTGAGAAGGATTTTTGATGGCACTCTTACTCAGGCTGATCCGCTGCATTCCGTAAGTCTTGTTGATAATCATGATACCCAACCTTTACAAGATCTTGAAGCTCCTGTAGAAGAGTGGTTCAAACCTCTTGCCTATGCTTTGATCCTCCTCAGGGAAGACGGCTATCCTTGTGTATTTTATCCCGATTTGTACGGAGCCCATTACGTAGATAAGGACCGGGAGGGAAATGATCAGGAAATTTTCCTGAATAAAATAAATGGAATTGAAGAACTGCTGAAGGCCCGGAAAGAACATGCCTACGGAATCCAGAAAGATTATTTTGAAGATGCTAACTGCCTGGGATGGGTTCGTGAAGGAGATGACGAGCACACGGGCTGTGCCGTTGTCTTAAGTAATAAAGATGCTTACAATAAACCCATGGAAATGGGGGAAAAGTATTCGGGGCAAAGTTTTTATGATCTGCTTGGAAGATTCGAAGACAAAGTAGTTATTGATGAAAAAGGCTGGGGAAATTTTCCTGTTCCTGCTGGAAATGTAAGCGTCTGGGTTCCTGAATAGATACAATTAAATTAAATGTACATAACCAGGAAAGCATCATCCGGTTATGTACATTTGAAATGTCTTTATACTGTTGGCTTTTAGCAGTAGATATATCTGCAATTCCATATATCACTTGCCCATTCACAGCATTGGTTGTCTTCATTTGAAGTACAGCATACTCTGTCACGGATAATTCCTCCGGCTTTTAAAGCTTTAAGTTCCTGCCTCTCTATTTTTCTTATACGGCCTGCTGGTAAATTAGTTTTTTTCATTTTGTAAAATATTTGATTAAGTTTAGTCACTAAAACAAGTATATGGACATGGATCAGAAGTTACATACGAGTAAGTTCCGCAGTAACAGGTATGCGTTGGACCTGTCGGCCCTCCCCCTGTTCCACCTCCGGTACTTCCGCCACCGGAAGGGTTATAAGGAACACACTTCCCATTCTCACATATATAACCCGGGTTGCATCCCCCTTCTCCCGGACCCGTATCCGAAACACAATAAGCAGGTTCCCCAGGAGATCCAGCCAGTAAGTTTTTGAGTACTTCCCGGCTCAATTCATTCCATTGAAATTTTGTTTTCATAATTGCTTGGTTTTATATGGTTAAAAGATTTTAGTCTTTAATTGTCTCTCTCACCGCCTTACCGTTTCAGCATTTATTTTATTAATAATTTGTGAAAATATTTTCCATAATTATTACATTCCAGGGATTAATAACTCAAATATAACAAAATAACACACACAATATTGAATAAAAAATACCAAATACTGGATTTCACATATGAAAACACAAAACCAAAGCAATAAAAATAAGTGGTAACAAGGAATGAAGTAGCCATACCCCCGCCTTACATAATTTTCACATAGATAAAAAAAATTGAGCACCTAAATGATAAAAATATTTAGTGATACGAAGGTCGGAACCAAACTATATTTTTCTCAATTCCAAAATATCGGGTTTCAATGATTCTCCGGATATCCTTCCAGTTCTTGAAAACTCTGCCCACACAGCTCTTAATTTTCTTCCATTATGATGGATATACTCCCAGGGAATGTTTTTTATAAGCCCTGCAGACTGCCATGCTTCTTCATTACCAAAAAGCAAAGGAAGATCAATACTGTGCGCAGCTCCTATTTCATTATCCGTAATTCTGGAATAGATCCTGAACAAATAAACATTACCTCCGGCTTTAGCATAATTTTCAGCAAAAAGTTCTGCAGGTTTCCCATAGATTTTTTCTGTAGTCAGCTGAACTGTTTTATTAATGATCTTCTGACCAAAACCTTTACCAAAATAAGTATTGAGTGCCTCGGAAGTTTTTAGATAAAATGCAGTTTCATCATTATTGAGTCCAATTAAAACATCAATTTTTCCAGCACTTGCTTTCCATCTTTCCTCTGACTCATCTTCATTACATAAAGGAGGAAATCCATATTGAATACCAAAAGGCATCACTGCTTTTAATCCGTATTTAATAACAGAAGGAATCCTTTTTTTGTATTCTTCCATCATCTTTAAGACATCGGTTTCATGTTTTATTGAATCCGTATTTTTAAGAAATTCGGCTGACATTTTTTGTCTTTTGTGGCGAAGACCTAACGGTGCACTTTGAATGATCACTCTTTTGAAAAGGCCTTCAGCGTCTTCTGAAATCATCAGATGGGCGATCGCATCTCCGCCGGATGATTGCCCCAGAAGTGTAATATTTTCAGGGTTTCCTCCAAAGCTTTCTATATTCGTTTGAATCCATTTTAATGCTTCAATAATATCAAATAACCCCAGATTAGCAGGCCTTTCTTCATCGCCTCCTAAAAAACCGAACAACCCCAGGCGATAGGAAACCGACACTACAATGATATCTTGTTCCTTCACCCAATTGCTCGCATCTGATGTGGAAAGATCCCCACACCCTATTTCATGAGAGCCTCCATGTATCCAAACAATCACAGGCAAACTGGTATGTTCATTATCGGGACGAATAACCGAAAGAAATTGAGTAGATTCTTCAATCTCAAAACCATTAAGATCCGTGGGGCCAATCATTTTTTCAATTAAAGGGCTTATACTTTGTGGGCACACCGGTGTTTTATCCGGAAAAAGAAGTTCCGAGGATGACGGCTGTACAGGAATGGGTTTTTGAAATCTTACAGACCTGGCATAGCGAATACTTTTGGCTTTGATAACACCATTTTCTTTTAAAGCAATAATTTTCGCGAACGGGGTTTGAAAAATATGAGTGCCAATATTCTGCTGTGATTTCATTATCCGGAAATTTCTTCCTTAAAAATAATTCACTTTTCGGAAAAACCCGAATCTATTTGAAAGAAATTACCTATCCTGATGATTCGTTTAAACGCAAGTGATAGAAATCTATAAATAAACTTCGACGATAATTCAATCAATTTAAAGTTTTGTATTCACTTGGTGATACTCCGACTTTTGCCTTAAACAACCTTGTAAAATGCTGGGGATACTTAAAACCCAGGTCATAAGAAATCTGGCTGATTGATTTCGATGGATTATAAATTTCCTCTTTTGCAACATCAATCAGTTTATTATGGATAAATTCCTGGGCAGAAACTCCTAATTCTTTTTTAATTAAATCACCAAAATAATTCGCCGAAAGATTAAGTTGTTCAGCAAAATAATTGACCATTGGAAATCCAATATTCTTGGGTTTATCGGATTTCAGGTAATCATTCAGAAGATTTTCAAACTTCCCGATAACGCCTTGATTTACATGATCACGGGTAATAAACTGCCGATCATAAAAGCGCAAACAATAGTTGAGAAATAATTCGATATTGTTTACGATCAGGGATTTACTGTGTTTATCAATGGATTGCTCCAGTTCAAGCCTTATATTTTTAAAGCATTCCAGGATAATTTCTCTTTCTTTTTCGGAAAGGTGTAAAGCTTCATGAACATCATAAGAAAAGAAAGAATAATCTTTAATATTTTTCCCCAGATTAGTTCCTTTGATAAGATCGGGATGAAATATCAGAGCATATCCTCCTGGTTGCACATAGGTCCCGTCATTACTCATCCCATACACTTGCCCCGGTGCTATAAAAACCAGCGTCCCTTCCTGATAATCGTAATTGTTCTTTCCGTAATACATATCTCCACACATTACATCTTTCAGAAATACTGTATAAAAACCATAGCTCCTTCTATATTGGGAAATAGGATTGGACTTAGAGAAGTCAATAATGCTCACCAAAGGATGCAAGGTTTCATGATTCATCATTTTATTATATTCAGAAACACTGTTGATTATTTTAATATCCTGATTTTCCATAGCATCCGTTTTAAATCTTATTCAAAATTACCACTTTCTGTTTTACTTTTAATAGAGTCTGTAATATTGGTAAATGTTTCTGTAATCTGTATAAGTGCTGTTTAACGAAAAGAATCGACTTTTGCATTGTAATGATAATATTAGAAAACAAAAAGATGTTTGCCGGATAAGAAAGTCAATTGGATACTTTCCCCGAGGAATTAACCGGGTACGTATCTTAAACCCTTAAAGTTATACCAGACCAAAAAGGTAATGCGAAGAGATAACGACATTCTTATGCCTGAGACTGATCTTAATAACAAGAAACTTTCTATCATCCTGAAAAAGGATAGTATGTATGGATTTCTGAACCCTGAGGCTATCATCAACATTTTCCAGGTAGTTACTAGTCCGGAAGTAAATTTACAAATAGTAACATCAACCCGAATACTCCAAACGGTATTATTAAATATACGGATCCGGTGATTGAGAAGAATACAATTTATAAACAAAAACACTAACTTAAAATTTAAAAACAAATGAGCACATTCACAGTAAAAGCGTACGGAGCAGAGTCTACCACAGCGGACCTGAAAGAAATGAATATTGAAAGAAGGGAACCAACTCCTAATGATGTGGAGATTGAAATACTTTATTGCGGAGTTTGCCACTCTGACCTTCACACAGCAAGAAACGACTGGGGAGGAACGATCTACCCTGCAGTTCCCGGACATGAAATTATAGGGAGAATTACTAAAATCGGAAATGAAGTTACAAAATTCAAAGTCGGAGACCTTGCAGGTGTTGGATGTATTGTGGATTCATGTGGGACATGCGAGAGCTGTAAACATGATCTTGAACAATATTGTTTAAATGGTTTTACAGGAACTTATAACGGAAAAGACAAACATTTGGGAGGACATACTTTTGGTGGTTATTCACAGAAAGTGGTTGTAGATTCCGACCACGTTTTAAGAATTCCTGAAAATCTTGATCTAGCAGCAGTGGCTCCGCTTCTTTGCGCAGGAATTACAACATGGTCTCCACTAAGACATTGGAATGTAGGACCAGGATCAAAAGTTGCTGTTATCGGATTGGGAGGATTAGGACATATGGCAATTAAACTGGCTAAAGGATTAGGGGCTGAAGTAACTCTTTTCTCAAGAACTCCCGGAAAAACAGAAGATGCCAAACAATTAGGAGCTGATCATGTAGTTATTTCTACAGAGCAGGCAGAAATGGATTCTGTAAAGGGAAAATTTGATGTGATCATCGATACCGTTCCTTATGTTCATGACGTTAACCCTTATATTACAACATTAAATATCAGCGGAACATTGGTTCTTGTAGGATATCTCGGAGGTCTTGAACCTATCCTTCAAACGGTTCCAATGATCATGGGGAGAAAATCTGTAGCAGGCTCTGTAATCGGGGGAATTGCTGAGACACAGGAGATGCTTGATTTCTGCGGGAAACATAATATTGTTTCTGAAATTGAAATCATCAAAATGAACGAAATTAACGAAGCTTATGAAAGGATGTTAAAAAGCGACGTAAGATACCGCTTTGTGATTGATATGCAGACTTTATAATTCTTCGGATATTTTTTTAATAGAAAGGCCCTTCAGATGAAGGGCTTTTTGTTATGTTGTATTTTAAAATATGTATTAAACAGGTTTCCAGTTATGCTGTCCCTTCATATCCTGAAAAGCCCAGTCTGCCATAGCATCGATTACAGGAGCAAGCTTATTCCCTGCTTCACTAAGTTCATAGGTCACATGAGGAGGCACCACAGGCTTTGCAGTTCTGATGATCAAACCATCGGCTTCCAATTGTTTTAAATGCTGGATGAGCATTTTTTCTGTGACTTCCGGGATTGCCCTTTTTAACTCACTGTAACGTTTCCCTCCTGTCGACAACTGAAATAATATAATCGGTTTCCAGAAACCTCCGATTTTTTCCATAACGTACATTACCGGGCACTGGTCCAGTATATTCTTTTTGTTTTCCTGAATTGTAGAACTTTCTTTAATTGCTGTCATGACACATACTTTAGGGTAAGTACTTGTATAAAAGTAAGTACAAATATAACTTTGTTCTCAGAAATAAAAAAATACAAACAATAAAAAATTTACATATGAAAATCATCATCACAGGTTCATTAGGAAATGTTGCCCAACCATTAGCTCAGCAACTTATTGCTGAAGGGCATGATATTACCGTTATCAGCAGCAGCGAATCTAAAAAAAATGAAATACAATCTTTAGGAGCAAAAGCAGCCATCGGATCCATTACAGATCTGGACTTTTTAATTAAAACATTTGAAGGTGCAGATGCCGTATTTGTAATGACCCCACCTAATTTGGGAGCTACTCAAATCGTTGAAGATACAATCAGTGTTGGAAAAAACTATACAGAAGCCATCAGAAAAACAAATGTGAAACGCGTTGTTATGCTAAGCAGTGTAGGTGCAGCTTCTCCGATAGAAAATGGTCCGATTAAAGGTCTCCATCAGATTGAAAATCTTTATAACGGATTAGAAAACACATCGGTAACATTCGTTCGTGCTGGTTATTTTTATAATAACTTCTTTAATGATATTCCATTGATACAAAACGCAGGAATTATAGGAGGAAATTATCCTGAAAACACAAATATTCCTGTAGTTCACCCGGTTGATATTGCAAAAATAGCCGCTGAAGAACTGGTTAAAAATGCCGATGGAAAAAAAATAAGATATGCCGTAAGTGATATCCGTCCAGGTTCTGACTTTGCCTCTGTTTTAGGCTCAGCCATAGGAAAACCTGAATTGCCTTGGGTAGAATTTACAGATGAAGAGTATTTGAACGGAGCGCTACAAGGAGGCCTTCCTCAGGAAATGGCAGAATTATATACTGAAATGGGAAGAGGAATACGAACAGGAGTTGTCCAAAAAGATTTTGTTGAACACGGCTCGCCTGTCACGGAAGGAACTAAATTAGAAGAGTTTGCTAAAGAGTTTGCTAAAGAGTTTGCAACTCAATTTAATTCTTAAAATTAACTTTTCAGAAAATGATGCGGAAGAATCACAATCTTAATCATAGAAAAAGTTTCGGCGCACCTTTGGTGCGCCGAAACTTTTTATTAAGAAGTAAACTCTAATTATCTTTTAAAGTTCCTTTCAGAACTTTTAGTTTTCCGTCAATTGGCTGATCATTTTTTAAACCCAAGATTTCTGCTACTAAAGGATAAACATGAACATTTGCAAATTCATCAATCACCACATTACTTTTAAATTGCGGCCCCCAGGCTAAAAATGTTGCTTTCATTTCTGGTACAAGCCTTGGATTATATCCATGCTTTCCAACGGAAGTCGTTTTTCCTTTTTCCAAAAATATCTTGGGTGCTTTTGGTATCAAAAGAATCTGTCCGATTCTATGGTATTGATCATCTCTGGTTCCAAAATGCAGGTATTTTGGAAGCCTTTTATCTAAATACACGTCATAGTCGTCTGTCTTACCGGCTTTGAGTTCATTGTAAACAGTTTTAGTTTCTTCAGGATTCTTTACCACAACCCTCAATAACGTCTGGGAATTATAGAAATCAAACCTACTTTTATCGAACAGCATTTTAGGAATTTCCAAAGGGGTTCCCCTATCTACTTTGATCATTCCATGGTCTGAAACAAAAATGAAATTCACATTTTTCAGTCCTAAGTTATTTACTTTCTGAACAAGCTCTCCGATGGCTTTATCTATCAAATGTACGGCACCTTCAGTTTCTTTTGAATCCGGTCCGAAATGATGGCCGCTCCCGTCTACTTCAGGGAAATACAATGTAATAAAATGAGGTCTTTTATCCATGGGTAATTTCAGCCAGTTCACCACCTTATCTACTTTTTCAGAAGGAGTAAATTGGTCGTGATAAGCATAATAATAAGTAGGTCTTTCTCCACCGGCATCACTTGCTGAGCCTACCCACATCATTGTCGCAGAAATCATTCCCTGTTTTTCTGCCAGCCCCCAAAGAGGAAGCCCTCCATACCAGCTCCCGTCTTCAGCATTTTTCTTGTCACTCATTGCATAAAATTCCTTTCTCTTGTAATCATAGAAGAAGTTATCAATCAATCCATGATGGGCAGGATATAATCCTGTGATCAGGCTCCAATGGTTAGGAAATGTGATACTCGGATAACTTGGAATCATTGCTTTTGCCTGAACCCCGTTATTGGATAAGTTTAAAAGATTTTCAGCATGATATTTTTTAGCATAATCATATCGGAAACCATCTGTAGAAATCATGATCACATATGGTTTGGTTTGAGCATCAACGCTGTTGTATCGGTTTGGAGTTATGATCTGCGTGGTATCAACAGGAGCTTTCTGAGCCCACCCTATCATAGAAATAAACAGAAGTAAAATTTGTATTCCGCGCTTCATTATAAAAATTTTCCGCAAAGTTACACCCTATCTTCTTCCCGGGAAAGTTTAATGGATTAAAACTATATTAAAGAAATTGAAAACTCATGAAATTTATACACAATAATTAAAAAGTTGACTATTCTCCATCTCAAACTGCGACACCCAATTTTCAAGCCCCATCGCATTAAGAAATTTAGCGGTAGATTCAGAAGAATCATCAACATTATTTATACTTATTATCTTTCCTTTACTCTTCTCAGCAATACCCCTTAAAAGATCCGTTCCAATTCTATTTCTCCTATGCTCTCTACTTACTGCTATCTGATATACTTTTCCGGTTACGGGATTAAAAATAGAGTACCCTATTAACTCATCTTTTTTATATGCACCGAGAATTATCAAGTCTTCACGCATTTTTTCAAGTACCATGACGGAACTTTGCCAGGAAGGTTGAATATCCCAGAAAGACTTAAATACTTCCCATTGAAAACTGTTTAACTGCTGTATAGTAATATCAGGTCCTATCTCTGCAGGCTTTATATTTCCTTTATAACAATCTAATCTTCGGGTAGTCTTGAATCCCAGATGAATATAGGCACGGATAGCAGGCTCATTTCCATTAATGACTTCAAGCATTATCAGATCTATTTTTCTTTCCTGAAGTACAGGAAAAATATAATCATACATTTGTCTCACCAATCCTTTTCCGCGAAAATCAGGTACAACTCCGGTTCCGGCATTGTATATCACCCGCTTTCCATCTTCTGTTTTTTCGGCATGCAGAATAAAAGCCACGATCTGACCTTCCTTAAAGGCACCAACTGAAAGATCCATCTCTATTTTCTCTGTATGAATCTTTGAAGAGAGCTGTTCTTGTGTTAAATGGAAAGGGACAAGGTAATCAGAAAAAGAAAGATTAAATACATCTAAAAGGTCCGTAAAAGTAAGGTCTGCTAAATTTCTGAATTCCATTGATTTTATTTTGTGGGTACTAAAATTATTGAAATAATCCGGATTCGAAGCGGGTTTTATATATAATAAAAATACCTCCATTTCTAGAGGTATTTTTTAGCTTTAAAATTTTTTCTTATTCCCTGATCAGTTTTTCAAAAGATAAAGTCCCGTCTTTCAATGTGATTTCAAAATAATAGTTTCCGGATTTTAAATCAGAAACAATGATATTCTCACCGTTTAATTTTACAGATCTTACTTTTCTTCCCGTTGCTTCATAAATATCGACCGATTTTATTTTATCAGCATTTTTGAAGTTTACAGTTTCTTTTGCAGGATTAGGATAAAGAACCACCTTATTATTTTGAGCAATAACCTCACCGGTTGATAAGGCTCCAGCCATGTTTAATGTTGCATAACCTCTGTTTGCACCACCGTGGTAACTCAAGTTCAACGTGTTATTTCCTTTTGCGTAAAAAATGTTAATCGAACCCGCAGCATTTGAAATAGCAAAATCTTCCGCTCCTCCTGTTAGAGATCTGGTAGCAACAACAGTTCTTACACCACCACTTGTCGTATTGGATGTCATTGTCCAATTCTGTGTAGTATCCGGAGAAATAGAGCCAATTCCACCAAAGGTATAATCTAAATTTGTATTCGCTGTAGAATTTGCATTATAAACAAACCCGTCAGCCCCATTAGCCATACCAACGTTTCCAAAACCTATTCCCAAAAAAGTTGTATCCGGTCCCTTTAGGGTTATTGTAACCAAACTTGGTGAAGTATCTAATTTTACACTCATTCCGGTTGATCCCAGGTTTACAGTACCTGATGAAAAAAACTGTGCCGAGACCATACTCGCCATTATAAGGCCTAATGTTAGTAAA
The sequence above is drawn from the Chryseobacterium daecheongense genome and encodes:
- a CDS encoding alpha-amylase; translation: MNPTMIQFFHWYSDGNQTLWKEAQKQSAYLAELGITSVWFPPAYKGTSGGYSTGYDAYDLFDLGEFDQKGSIPTKYGTKDDYLKAIKALKEQNIQVIVDVVLGHKAGGDELETMKAVKVDENNREKVISDVIEIQSYTKFTFPGRNKKYSDFEWNATCFSGVDYAEGMDSHIFKIQSEYGNDWEEMIDDEKGNYDYLMYNDIEHRNPFVREELNAWAKWYFDQTDFDGVRLDALKHISFDFYKEWLTLIRSNSGKNIFAVGEYWAPGYLNLLQKYIEVTEGCMSLFDSSLQNNFHNASKEGGSYDLRRIFDGTLTQADPLHSVSLVDNHDTQPLQDLEAPVEEWFKPLAYALILLREDGYPCVFYPDLYGAHYVDKDREGNDQEIFLNKINGIEELLKARKEHAYGIQKDYFEDANCLGWVREGDDEHTGCAVVLSNKDAYNKPMEMGEKYSGQSFYDLLGRFEDKVVIDEKGWGNFPVPAGNVSVWVPE
- a CDS encoding carboxylesterase family protein encodes the protein MKSQQNIGTHIFQTPFAKIIALKENGVIKAKSIRYARSVRFQKPIPVQPSSSELLFPDKTPVCPQSISPLIEKMIGPTDLNGFEIEESTQFLSVIRPDNEHTSLPVIVWIHGGSHEIGCGDLSTSDASNWVKEQDIIVVSVSYRLGLFGFLGGDEERPANLGLFDIIEALKWIQTNIESFGGNPENITLLGQSSGGDAIAHLMISEDAEGLFKRVIIQSAPLGLRHKRQKMSAEFLKNTDSIKHETDVLKMMEEYKKRIPSVIKYGLKAVMPFGIQYGFPPLCNEDESEERWKASAGKIDVLIGLNNDETAFYLKTSEALNTYFGKGFGQKIINKTVQLTTEKIYGKPAELFAENYAKAGGNVYLFRIYSRITDNEIGAAHSIDLPLLFGNEEAWQSAGLIKNIPWEYIHHNGRKLRAVWAEFSRTGRISGESLKPDILELRKI
- a CDS encoding helix-turn-helix domain-containing protein, whose translation is MENQDIKIINSVSEYNKMMNHETLHPLVSIIDFSKSNPISQYRRSYGFYTVFLKDVMCGDMYYGKNNYDYQEGTLVFIAPGQVYGMSNDGTYVQPGGYALIFHPDLIKGTNLGKNIKDYSFFSYDVHEALHLSEKEREIILECFKNIRLELEQSIDKHSKSLIVNNIELFLNYCLRFYDRQFITRDHVNQGVIGKFENLLNDYLKSDKPKNIGFPMVNYFAEQLNLSANYFGDLIKKELGVSAQEFIHNKLIDVAKEEIYNPSKSISQISYDLGFKYPQHFTRLFKAKVGVSPSEYKTLN
- a CDS encoding NAD(P)-dependent alcohol dehydrogenase produces the protein MSTFTVKAYGAESTTADLKEMNIERREPTPNDVEIEILYCGVCHSDLHTARNDWGGTIYPAVPGHEIIGRITKIGNEVTKFKVGDLAGVGCIVDSCGTCESCKHDLEQYCLNGFTGTYNGKDKHLGGHTFGGYSQKVVVDSDHVLRIPENLDLAAVAPLLCAGITTWSPLRHWNVGPGSKVAVIGLGGLGHMAIKLAKGLGAEVTLFSRTPGKTEDAKQLGADHVVISTEQAEMDSVKGKFDVIIDTVPYVHDVNPYITTLNISGTLVLVGYLGGLEPILQTVPMIMGRKSVAGSVIGGIAETQEMLDFCGKHNIVSEIEIIKMNEINEAYERMLKSDVRYRFVIDMQTL
- a CDS encoding helix-turn-helix domain-containing protein; the protein is MTAIKESSTIQENKKNILDQCPVMYVMEKIGGFWKPIILFQLSTGGKRYSELKRAIPEVTEKMLIQHLKQLEADGLIIRTAKPVVPPHVTYELSEAGNKLAPVIDAMADWAFQDMKGQHNWKPV
- a CDS encoding NAD(P)H-binding protein; this translates as MKIIITGSLGNVAQPLAQQLIAEGHDITVISSSESKKNEIQSLGAKAAIGSITDLDFLIKTFEGADAVFVMTPPNLGATQIVEDTISVGKNYTEAIRKTNVKRVVMLSSVGAASPIENGPIKGLHQIENLYNGLENTSVTFVRAGYFYNNFFNDIPLIQNAGIIGGNYPENTNIPVVHPVDIAKIAAEELVKNADGKKIRYAVSDIRPGSDFASVLGSAIGKPELPWVEFTDEEYLNGALQGGLPQEMAELYTEMGRGIRTGVVQKDFVEHGSPVTEGTKLEEFAKEFAKEFATQFNS
- a CDS encoding ectonucleotide pyrophosphatase/phosphodiesterase, which codes for MKRGIQILLLFISMIGWAQKAPVDTTQIITPNRYNSVDAQTKPYVIMISTDGFRYDYAKKYHAENLLNLSNNGVQAKAMIPSYPSITFPNHWSLITGLYPAHHGLIDNFFYDYKRKEFYAMSDKKNAEDGSWYGGLPLWGLAEKQGMISATMMWVGSASDAGGERPTYYYAYHDQFTPSEKVDKVVNWLKLPMDKRPHFITLYFPEVDGSGHHFGPDSKETEGAVHLIDKAIGELVQKVNNLGLKNVNFIFVSDHGMIKVDRGTPLEIPKMLFDKSRFDFYNSQTLLRVVVKNPEETKTVYNELKAGKTDDYDVYLDKRLPKYLHFGTRDDQYHRIGQILLIPKAPKIFLEKGKTTSVGKHGYNPRLVPEMKATFLAWGPQFKSNVVIDEFANVHVYPLVAEILGLKNDQPIDGKLKVLKGTLKDN
- a CDS encoding GNAT family N-acetyltransferase translates to MEFRNLADLTFTDLLDVFNLSFSDYLVPFHLTQEQLSSKIHTEKIEMDLSVGAFKEGQIVAFILHAEKTEDGKRVIYNAGTGVVPDFRGKGLVRQMYDYIFPVLQERKIDLIMLEVINGNEPAIRAYIHLGFKTTRRLDCYKGNIKPAEIGPDITIQQLNSFQWEVFKSFWDIQPSWQSSVMVLEKMREDLIILGAYKKDELIGYSIFNPVTGKVYQIAVSREHRRNRIGTDLLRGIAEKSKGKIISINNVDDSSESTAKFLNAMGLENWVSQFEMENSQLFNYCV
- a CDS encoding T9SS type A sorting domain-containing protein, with protein sequence MKKVLLTLGLIMASMVSAQFFSSGTVNLGSTGMSVKLDTSPSLVTITLKGPDTTFLGIGFGNVGMANGADGFVYNANSTANTNLDYTFGGIGSISPDTTQNWTMTSNTTSGGVRTVVATRSLTGGAEDFAISNAAGSINIFYAKGNNTLNLSYHGGANRGYATLNMAGALSTGEVIAQNNKVVLYPNPAKETVNFKNADKIKSVDIYEATGRKVRSVKLNGENIIVSDLKSGNYYFEITLKDGTLSFEKLIRE